TTGTTCAGGGAAGCTGAAAAATTTTTGGCATCAGAAGTATTTGGCCCATCTTACGCAGGCATCTTGCCTTGATTGAAAAAAATAATGTTGCAACATCATTCTGTGCATTTCCCCTCATTAGGCACCATTCACCCCAACAGAGTGCTCAGTGCTTtgcacccaggctgtgctgtgagaTGACAATGTCAGAGGTTCTCATCCCCACTCATCTGAAGGAGCAGAGAACGACTGCTATACAGAACTGAAGTGAGCCTGTTGCGTAtgctgggtgggttttgttttctttgaatCATCCAGAGGAGTCTGGCAAATTAAACTCAGATTCACAGAGAAGGTTAGGGGTTAACAATTTTAGTGCAGCTTGATTTTAGCCACATTCCTCCTGCCATCTTAGCTGGTGTGACAAATAGGAGCActactgcagaatcacagaatttcttagactggaaaagaccttcaagattgagtccagtcattagtttcacactgacaagtccttgactaaaccaaatcgtttagcacaacatctaatcatagaatcaacctggttggaagagacctcgaagattaAAACTGATCTTTGCTATTCAAAAGATCAGAGTGCTTTAAAATCCTGTAAAGACCCtgctctttaaaaaacaaacctatTATTTTTCTCCATAAGCCCACTGGTGGGCTTATGGAATGCTGGTAAAGCATCAGAGGGTCTGGGATTCCtctttttggtttggtggtttaaagaaaaaaaaaaatctatatacCATTGGCAATTTCAAAAGTAAGTTGGACATACTAGCACTATGCTGTTTCTAAAACAAAGCTTCCCAAAAAtttgccttcctcctctgctcaaTTTTAAGGATTGTTTCTTGAAATAAGTTCCCTGAAATTTTACCTGCATTACACCTTTGGCCAGAAACTGCACTGAAATGTTTTCAGTCTCACATATCTGTTCactgtgttcatagaatcagtcagggttggatgcgaccacaaggatcatctagttccaacctccctgccatgagcagggacaccctacactagagcaggctggccttaaacacctccctgggaaacccattccaggctctcaccactctcataatgaacaacttcctcctcatgtccgggctgaacctccccacctccagctttgccccattccccctagtcctggcactaccTGATAGacgaaaaagtccctccccagcttttttgtaggcccccttcagacagtggaaggccacaagaaggtcacctcagagcttccccttctccagccctccgatcctcctcgtggcccttctctggacacactccagcatctccacatccctcttgtaatagagctctagaactggatgcagtactccaggtgggatctcagcagagtggagtagagggggagaatcacctccctcgatctgctggccacacttctcctgatgcagcccaggctctggttgtctttccaggctctcaccactctcatgctgaacagcttcctcctcgcatccaggctgaatctcctcacctccagttttgctccgttccccctagtcctgtccctccctcatagcctaaaaagtcccgtcccacccaccacccccccctccccccacagcttttttgtaggcctctttcagatacttgaagaccacaagaaggtcacctcgcagcctcctcttctccagactgaccagCCCTTCTAACTTTCTACCCAGAAAACACCTCAGTAATTACATTGCCAAGTTGAACTTCTTAAAACTTTGTTCTATGGGTATATTATCACCCTAATCtaaggtggaaaaaaaaggcatttctgtCTAGCTCTGGTGTCTAAAACCCTTGCTGTAGTTTTCACCTTTTCGAAATCCTAAACAAATGTCAAAAGTCTGTGGTATTTGCTTTCTGCAAATAAAGACTACAGTAACATGTTTAGTTTATCAGAAGTCAGTATTTCACAGCTGAGAGCTCACGCCTGCAATGAGAAATGATGACGTGGTAGCTTAAAACGTACTAAGAGAGAAAGTTTTATTTCCTCTGTGCCCCATTTCCACAGCACAAACACCTGCTCCTCCTCAGTAGGGGCTGTGCTTTCTGAGAGGGCGTGTAGCAGTGGCTGGCACctgtggctgggtgctggggaaggcaggAACAAGGAGAGGACTAAAGGAAATGAAGagcctgtatttgtgcaaaACACCCCGGAAGGGTTTCCGGCGCCCCTCATTTCCCAGCATAACAACAGAAGACAAGGCCACTTTATAGCATGCAACACGCTGAAAAACATCAGCTAATATTTGGGTTGTCTGACTGAGCACGTTCCAGTCAGTTGAGAGAATGAGTGCAATTTTCTCTTGTGAGTACCCCCAAACGTAGGCAGATTGTGTCCAAATTCTGGCAAGGGCTGGAGGACTGCCAAGACTGCACAACCAAGAAGCCAAATCGGATTGCTTCATTGTTTCAAACCTGCTAGTTAACTTCTCTGAAGGGATGAACTTGTTCTtcccaggctggaggcagaagtCAGAAAGTCTCAGTTATCTTGCACAGCCCCTGTTCACAGGCAGTAAGTGCTCAGGTGCCCCTAAGAATCTGTCCAAAAGAGAAAGGCCTGAAATTTGGAGCCCATCACCTTTAGAACCTCAGTCATTATTTTCCCCACTGAATCACAAAGGGCTGAAACCTTTTTTCCCAATCCATACCTTGGACATGCCTCTAAAACCTGTTACTATGAGGGAAAGATGATGTATTTACTCTTCTCCAGTGCTAACAGGAAAACATTCATCCAGAATtagcaaaagcaaaggcaaacTCAAAAGCCCAGAAGGAAAGATGGCCTTTGGGCTCTGGTGCACCAGCCAGTGCTACACATGGTACAAatatcccccccaccccccaaccccAAGCCCTTCTGCAGTGCCCTGCTTGTCTGAAAGCATAGAAATGGGACTTTAATAACTCATGTAAAAAATATTCATTACCCACCTCAACTATCCATCATTTATTAGCAGTTTACTATTCTGCGAGTTTATGGCTACATCCTATTTAATACATATTTAAGTGCTCTGAAAGACTTacaaaggaaatggaaaaataaCTCAAATCCAGTGTTAAGTTAACCCTGCTCTTGCATCCACGTCGAGTTTTCAGTCTGATGCTTCAGGACTTTcagggaagttgttgagccaCTGTCAAACAGCACTTTTCCAAATGGCCCATTACCATCTACTACTACACAGTTCATCCTCTGCTTAATAGCACTGAGGTGTCATAATCATTACTGAAGTTAGAACTTACTATAACAATTGTAATTTCACTGCTGAACAGTTTACTAGATTAAGGGCTGGAACCTGACAGTGCTTTGTAGTCGTTTTAATTCTAAGAGCAGGACAGGCACATCTTTAAATCATTCACTGATTTAGTTTTGGGACATTTAAGCTTGTTCCCTGCTTTTAACACATATAGCAAAAGCTCTATCAAAAATCTCACATTCAGAGTGGGCAAAGCAGTAAACGGATTAGTAACTTGGATAAAAGTTACTGCTGATGAATAAATTAAACTGTTCCAGTTGGCAAGAAAGCATCATGGGTTGTATAAATGGCAGTGAAGTGCATCCCCTCTGGTAGTCAGGCACACAGGGAGATGGGCACCACAGTCAATAATTACTACACAACATAGTATAATAGAATACATTAGTATACATCAAGCGCAGCAATTCACAGCACCATCAGTGCCATTCCTGAACCACAATGCTGTTAGGCTTCAACAGGCATGGTTATGCCTGCTTTAAGTGTTTGGTAGCCAAATGAATCCAAGAAGTCCTGTTAAAATCAGCTTCAGAGAGGTGATTTATTTCAGTCAAGAACCAATGCCAGGACAAAATGAGCAACCAACTCTACCCACTTCATCACGGTAGGCTTCATCAGAGAGGAGTTAAAAcacttttcttttcctaaagCCCAAGGAAAGCCATCAGATGTAGGAGCTCCTCACATTATGCTCAACATTGGCAGATCTCACCTGATCCAAACTGGACGAGAGATGGTAGCAAGGCACACTTCACAacacactcaaggtgtgtttgGACTTTGGTAGAGAAACAAGGTTTTTGATCAAAGAGGCATTAAGGCCTGCAAGGTCAGTAGTTCAGGAGAGTAGTCCAGCAGAGTGGACTCTAAAGTGTGATTGCAGATGGATTTACTGTAAGAAGCATGACCCTGCAGTAAAACCAAGTAGGACAAAATGACACATTTGACTTCACAACTAAGTAAGATAAATATCTTCTAATAATGTGGCTTTAGGTACCTCACATACAGCAACCATCACTTTCCTAAAGAACATATGTAGTCTATAGCACCAAGCCAGTAACAAAATGAAGGTAAATTGTAGgcagctcaaaaagaaaaacaaaattaaagagGGCATCTGGTTCAACAAACATCACTACTGAAAAATTTCATTTTTAAGTTGTGTGTGGTGAAAATGtgcttcttccttgggattgtTACACAGTGCCTGTTTCCATCAGATGATGTGGCTTTCAAAAAGAGTTTACGGGTGAAAAGACCATTTCTGGAATCCGGTGATACAGAAAGCTgagtggaaaaagaaaagcaatggttggtttggggtttgttttgtcctACAGTGAATTAATCACTTTGCATCTTTCAGTCTAGTTTTTATAAAACCAAAATgagcataagaaaaaaaatgctaaaaaaaaaaaaaggcaggacaTAACTCAGAAGGTAACTGCAAAACATCCCACTAAGCCATTTAACTTAACATTAGAAAAGCCACCCTAAGTTTCCTAGTGAGCTTTACTTTGAGACACCAAGACACAGGGCTTCTTCTTGCCCTTTAGAGGCTGCCTCAGAAAAATACTGTTCATTTACCTTAACTTTTTATCATGATTCCTTTTAGTCGACCTACTGTGAACTACTTCTTCTTTACCTAAACTTTGTCTCTGCATTTTATGCAGTTCCAAGGACATTTCAGCTACTGTGATCCTACCCTCAAGTGCTCACTGAAGAAGGCAGGATTGAAGGAgtggaaagtttcttttgtttttctctctgaatTCTCCACCTaaccatctgtgctagtttgaagcaagctagaatgttttggtaaaagaactagataatgggcagtgaaaaaagTAAACAATTGTGTCAACTTCTCTTACAGTCccactgagagttctgggaagaagaagtaaaacattctccattttgtctttcattctgcctttgccttcagacctagtcacatctcattaaccttgctcccattaaccttgctccctaacctcttggctgcacctctcttctttctgagaactggggtaaggttgagagagcaaggggaggtgttggggtgctttgagagcccctcctggggactcaggtttctgggaggggagttgtgcttctgtattgtttatcctttgtatatttctgtctataactgtatatactgtaaatagctgcttgtatacttgctgctgtaaaataaatagcttcatttatattcccagaggccatctgagttaactggggcaattccaaaagtggggggagggcgggtaagagcccaaaccatcacaccatctCTTAGgtgcatgtgatggtttgggtgctactcactccccccacacttaagaaaatcacccagatgagactcagtggctggaaatttaagaatgaagctttatatttacagcttagcacaatatacaagcaggtatttacaatatatacagctagagacagaaatagacaaattaaaaaggtaacacagaaacacaacagccctcccagaaaccagagtcctcaggaggggctcctaaccacctttccacccctctaccttatcccttACATTCAAGCTGAGtctggaggatcagccaggggggttaggaagtgatagattagttagacagcaggttagagagataaaggaggcagccaaagccagagagcaactctcttatctgtttgtgttcttgtttttatatacctcagcaagcctatgagtgcagtagacatcaccactgtttccttttcactgcctctaatctaattcctctcactaaaatatcccacataggctcaaactagcacagtacaAGATTCCCAGAATTGTTATGTATCTTCATTGTACAGTGCAGTAAATGAAATAGAGCAATCAAAATGCATCTCAAAGTATGCAATTCCACAGTGGCAAAAGTTCTTCACATTTATCCTCCACTAAGGGTTAAAAATATGCACCCAAAATACTTCATTAAAAGCAGAACatgactgttttttttttcaaagcaatgGAGATTGACAGAATCTTCCCTCCAACTTGCATTGCTTTAGCAAGCAAGAAGCAGTGTTTATTATGGCCTGCTCAACCGAAGATACACATGCACTTACAACGAAGTATTTCAGTTTCActtctctgtgtgttttgtAACAGTTTAAAAGCAGTCATGTTCCTAATTCACTGTCAGTGTAACATCAATCCTGCTTTCTTTAAGTAGAGCCTCTTTTCTCCTTGAGAATAAACCAAATGTGAATCATTCCAAGCGTCTGAAATGCAAGTTGGAATGCAATCTCTTCTCTACAGGCTTTGCTTCTAATGTCTGCCTTCCCACATATTTTAGGAGTGAATTACAGTCATCATTCCCAGTGATTAATGTGTTGATCCTTCTACAGACAGACTCACCTTCCTTTGTCATCACATACATTGATGTCCTCTCTCAACCACTAAGTAATTTGGCCTAAAGTCTAGAGTATATGATGAGTTGTTGCTTTGCATTTGGTACATTATATTGTACCTCTTCTAAAGCTGTCAGCTAGGTTTCAAAGAGCCAAAATCAACTTCACATGCAAACAATTGTATCAGGACCAAACAATTACATTAGAACATAGGCTATAACAGCTGGCTACAGCACAGAGGAACCATACACTCCGTGGTTCTCTGAAGTGCTTACTTTCAGAGCAGTTCTTACCTTGGTCTGGATCAGTGCTTGGCAGTCATTAATATTGAATCCATCAAATCTGAAGTCCTCGTTATCTTTAACATTTGATTGCTCAAGAATGTTATCCTGACTCTCTGAAAAGTCCTAATAAAACAGAATTTACATTTTCTGTATGAATTTCTTTCTGATCACAAAGCATGAAGTGAAGTTTCCCTCAAATAACAATAACCACTAATTTTTACTTTCTGAAGCTGTAATTTATCGTGTTCCCCCTTTGCACTAAAACAATTTAATGCCAAAACTCATTCTACACAGAAGATTGTGACttgaattaattaaaaaaaaccaaaccacatttTCCAACTAAAATTAGCCTTAaccaacactgcaacaggtgaGAAATACATCTTCATTAGTACTGTTAAAGGCAATACAATCTTCCAGTAACACAAAAGAAGGAATGACTTAAGTTTAAGATGCCTGGGCATTGATTTAATGCTGATACATCTATGGGCAAGAAGGGAACAGAAACTGAGTTCAGCTATGTTGGAGGAATGTCTCCCATTCTCTCCTATGACATGACAGTTTTAAAAGTGACTTTGAAGTGCAAAATAGGTCCTATACTTTCATCACTGTTGTTCTGTTTGTATACACCTTGCATGAAAGGTCCAATACATCTATAAAATCAAAACAGAACGCAGTATACACACTAACACTACTCCATCCTTCTGAAACCAAATTACTGATTCAAACTATTACTTCCAAAAACTATGTGTGACTAGCTCATCCCAACTAAACAGCCAGGTTGAATGTTAAACCATTTCTGATACCCTTATCTTCTCAGAACAAAAGATTAAAAAGATATCTCCTGTCCAGATCTTCCAATACCAATGGTTTGGTCTCGATTAGATTTAAAACATACTCTCCATCAAGCCTTGCAAAAAGAGATAGAATAATCTGAGGAAAAGGGAAGTGAAACACACTTTCAGTTccaacacagaaaaaaacaaccagtaATTACTTTAACAGCCTCTATGGTTTAAATTTGATTTTCACTTAATGGAAGGATATTACAAGCTAGCAATTTTCTCATGCTCTgagcaaaaaaataaaaggaaagccATCTTACCATAGACACATCTGAAAGTTAATTCTATACCTGTACTTAAGCTGAATGTGCCATCTAATAGGGTACTACACAGGTGTAGACTTCAATGGGAAGATGATCAAAATATGATTCTGCACCATTTCATAGTTACTTCCACATAATGATGAGAAAAGAGCAGACTATCATTTTGAAAGGCTCTCTGTAAAAAACCTCATGACTCACCCAGATCTAGATCCTCACGTATCTGCACATATAGCTCACAGAACAGATTGATAACCAAGTGTTTATGCTGGCATACTAGCAAACCGTTGTTCAATTACCTTTTGATTTGCTTCTATTCCAAGTACACTCAAGAGGGTTTCTTGGCAATGAGATTTACTCCGGGGATATTTTAAGCTGGGGGTATTATCAAAGTCTCTAAGTATTCTCCATATGTTTCCTGAATCAATGCTAAGAAAGAAAGTACAATTTGAGGTTACAAGGGGTACAAAACTTCCAGTGAACATGCATATCTTACTTATTTTTACTACATACAGTCCTATATTATCCCACCTTGATCTAACAAGCAACCTCCTTAGAATGTTTTCTACATTCATCGATCAATAATCAACCACCTTCCATTTTCTGCCTCTCTCaaatctttctccttccctatCAGCCAGAGCTTCTCTGCAGCCAGAACTGCAGCAGTCTGCTGCTCAGGTGGGTGTCCTGCATCTGCTCTGCACTACAAAACAAATTAAAGGCACATGCTACCGAAACAGTGAGAATTAAGATGCTGCCTCTACATTGTACTTTGGGTTCTTACATTGCACTCATCCTACATAAATTCAGTTGCTTTTGGTTTAGTACAGGATGCAGTAACTACTGATCTCAGTTACTCACCGCAGCAGATCAGAGCTTTTTTGTCTGCAGTTAGTACTCAGCTGTAACACAGCAGTCCTGTTTACAGATATTTCTCCACCAGTTTGAGGCTGCTTAAAATGTAATGCATATACAAGGAACTTGCCAACAGGACGCCCACATTAAatgtttccttttatttcttgtgATTCTTACATTTCCCAAGTACAGACTGACCCAGCTTTTGAGATACAAACCCTCAGTCAGATGTATGCAAAAATAACTACAAGACTGCTTAGTAATGACATCACTGCTCAGAAGCTGCTGATCCATCAAAAACATGTAACAAAAGTCTTACAGCTGTCTTAAGAGAAAGCTAAGTTAACGATACTAACTCCTGTTAACATAATTCCAGGAAAGAAGCCAAATGGACCACTGGTTTTGAAGCACATCTGGTTAAACATGAGAAGTTACCACCGGGtggagggtgggggagggggaagagtcAAGGGGttgtcagcagaagcagcagccatgcTCCTGCTTCAGATGATGAAGAAATAAGTCCAATGCATTGCaaagaaaggagaagcaaacaggaagaacaggctgcctgctgggtgTTCTGGCATTCCGGAGGCTTAGTCATAAGAAGGCACAGCAACAGCAGGAAAAACCCTAAGTAGGAATTTGTAATTTTGATATATTCTCTTCCTTGTTTGCCAATGGCTAAAACACAATCCACTTCCTCTAAGAAAATACAAAATTGGCAAGATCTATATGCTGAAGACCACAGTGATTAAAATCTTTATGGTCACCTGCAAGtaccactgaattttaaactATTAAATAAAAAGTATAATGGATGAaaaacttatttttttttaaaagctacTTATCTAAACTCATTACCAAAGTTGATTCTTCATAAGTTCAGGAATCCCAACATCTTCATTATTTGTATCAAGTACTTGATCTAAGCTTCTTATGCCCTCTCTGGACTGTGATACAAAGACTTCTGGAAAGCCCATCTTAAATATATCCTCATAGTTGTGATTTGCCTAGAAAAAGCAAAGTTTTATTACATATGTAATAAATTACAGGCCATCCCCAGAGTTCACAAAGTACCTAGTCCAAAAACTGTAACGTTCTAGAAactatttgtgatggtttgggtgttacccaccccctcacacttaagaaaatcacccagatgagactcagctgagctggaaaattaaaggatgaagctttttatttacagcttagcacaatatacaagcagatatttacaatatatacagatatagatagaaacatacaagttgaaaaggtaatacagaaacacagcaccctcccagaaaccagagtcctcactccggaggggctcccaaccacccttccacctcctttccacccctctcccttatcccagactttgccttgcattcaaggctggagaatcagccagggagggttaggaagcagatggattagttacacagacagcaggttagagagagaaggggaggcagccaaagccagagagcaactctgttatctatgtttgtgttcttgtttttacacatctcagcaagcctatgagtgcagtagacatcaccattatttccttttcactgcctataatctaattcctctcactaaaatatcccagctaggctcaaactaacaTACTATTATTGATTGGTTTAAAATCTGTATTAATATTAATGGCAGAGAGGATCTGGGCCCAGAGTTGACTACCTAGAATTAAAAGAGGCAAAGCAAGAGGCCAAGACTTTCTGATGAACTTTAGCTTCCCAGCTACTAAGTTATAGACTGGTTTGCCCTATTAGCACTCAAGACTCCTCCTGCTGAGCTAATTCAGTCCAAGTCAAAACTGATGCACACAGCAAATCAAAAGTTCCTTTTGCTAACTTAGTATTGGAACACACCTGATTCAGCCAAATGCAAAATAACTACTAAAGGCTATAGTTACAAAAAAAATCTTGCACTGTTTAAGGCTGCTGGGACATGTCTCTATTTCCTTGCATTTGCACCAAACTTCTTCCAGCCTTTGTTAAAAATAGAGCCAGGTTTACATACTTGTCCCTCCAGCAGTAGTaggaggaggaggtttggaGAACTGAACATCAGTGATCCAAACAGGCCTACGAGAAGTAACAAGGTTACCTACAGACTGATACATATACAAGATAAAACGTGCCTAATTTATACTCTATCCCAAGGGATGTTTTCATGCCACCTGGTCCAGTAGCATTGTCCTTTTATTCCTTCAAGGAAGGAATTACTGCAAGTTTCTAAATCAAAGCAATTACTTGACTACaacaccctgcagagggactgctatCCAGGAACAGCACTATTCTGTGAAAGCTCAAGAATGAAAGTAGTTAGTTTTCTTTCCTAGCAATCAACAATTCAACTTGAAAAACATAGGTACGGATACTCCATAAACCTAGGTGTGCATACTGCATATTTTGGCAGTGCCATTTAACTGTAGTTCAAATAGCTGACATAAATTGAGGTATTGCCACAGTTTCCTTATACTAAACACAAGTGCAGGGAGTATGGATTTAATCTAATGAGTGGGCCAAATCAACAGGATCTAGAAATACAATTTATCCCACCCTTGCCTTGTTAAACTGCCTGCTCTGAAGGACAACTGCTGGAACATTCAGGACTGCTAGATAAAAATTTGAGTCTTGCAAAAAGTGTCATAATACTTCAAATCAATTTGTAACTTATTTCAGTAGGCTTAACTCCAACCAGGGATACTATATGGAGGAGAAAGGTGTCCAAGAAGAACAattctgggaaagcatgcttgTTAAAGGGAGGGTCACAGCCAAGGGAAAGCAAAACACTTCTAAGTACACACCAAAACCTAAACGGAATGGGAGCTAAGGAAAGTGTTAGACAGCTGCCCTTGGCTTTGGAGCAGAAATTGCAACCACAGAAGTTGTGTTGAGGGGAAGCActactctgcctcagctgtAACAACTTGTTAGAGCCTGTGATGTTATTGTGACACACATGCAGATCACTGGCTTACAGTTCAGCCAAGCCAGAAAAAAACTGcaagggtgtttttttttttttttttttttttttgcttttttgtttgtttgtttgtctgttttttaATTACCTTTAATACTCTCTGCTTCAGTTGGTGTTTTCTGAAACAATTTTGGGTACATTCCCATTTACCTTGTAGCTTTGTACTGCTTATAAAAACACGAACGCATGAATTTCACATCCGTGCTTTTTGACCAAATCCTCTGTATCCTATTATATCAGAACACTCCTGTGCTGAAGCAAGTGCACCAGTCCCTCTCACAAATGCTGATGTTTGAAGAACACACAAAAAATTCTTAAAGTTATCCAATCGTGTAGGCAAAACACCCATCTACTGCAAGGAAACTAGGGATTATTTATCTTAAAATACACTATTCTACTCCAGACTCACATAATTTAATTAACTGAAGTACTAGATATTGAAAGTCAGGCCTCTGACCtcagatgatctctagaggtcccttccaatctaccTGGATTTCTTTTCTATTGACCATACACAGGACAAAGAGACAACCCGAAGAGTTTCTGATCTCAAACAAACAATGCAAAAAGCACAAGGATGAAAGACAAGCTACACATTTATTCCACATGCAAAAAAAtctccaacagctctgcagctgtttcTCTACCCTGAGACAAAAAAGAGACCACTTTTAAGTCTAATTATGGTTAACTTATTTACCTCATACTGAACAATCCCTTTTGTCCTTAATAATGGCAAAAATAAAGGCCTCAGTAAGAATAAAATCTACTGGGTTtggaaagaaaccaaacaatCTGCTATATTCTATTTCAGCTCCAGTCATGATATACTCTCTCTCTTCAGCATAAGACTTCTTGGCCCCAATTTCCAGCATTACAAGCAATTTAAATTCTTTCTTTATGCACACCAATAACCAGGTAAATTGTGATTTTCTCTCTGTCACTGCTGGACAGCTTATCCCACATGCATCTTTGTGCTTTCCCTAGTAACATTCCTGCAACAGGTGAAGCTCCCAGGCAAGGACAAAAGGCCTGCCTTCAGATAATCTTCCACTCCCCTACCCATACTAAAATTCATCCAATAGACTAAAAACAATAAAGCTATTACTGAATCTCATTAACCTCACAGAAGTCTTATCTGATATCTATCTTTTCAAAACTGTTTTAATTTCAGATAAAATTAGTTAGAATGAGAATGTTTTGGTTTCTATTTGTACaatgttcttttctttttgttactTTGCTTCACTTTGGAGATGCATGTTTGGTAAACAAGGAAACACATTAATTGCAATGAGGTTAATGGCTGGGCATGATGATTTaacagttggatttgatgatcttaaaggtctcttccaaacaaaacagttctgtgattctaaggtatAC
This genomic interval from Pogoniulus pusillus isolate bPogPus1 chromosome 1, bPogPus1.pri, whole genome shotgun sequence contains the following:
- the CLBA1 gene encoding uncharacterized protein CLBA1, coding for MQKLSLVESFTDTDTLHQMSQKDLAVEVGCMSLDKSDCNWNEKTNNEIINLEIVQQNLPMLNNKGGSSEGFSGSSYSTSEPSSSWGDFEGFRESLDKSEKFSHDLEVSAKSTRTCKVDLDLSRGHCITDPSQGNRIQKTSSSLNEANHNYEDIFKMGFPEVFVSQSREGIRSLDQVLDTNNEDVGIPELMKNQLCIDSGNIWRILRDFDNTPSLKYPRSKSHCQETLLSVLGIEANQKDFSESQDNILEQSNVKDNEDFRFDGFNINDCQALIQTKLSVSPDSRNGLFTRKLFLKATSSDGNRHCVTIPRKKHIFTTHNLKMKFFSSDVC